The following coding sequences lie in one Nakaseomyces glabratus chromosome K, complete sequence genomic window:
- the POP6 gene encoding ribonuclease P/MRP protein subunit POP6 (CAGL0K03993g~Ortholog(s) have rRNA primary transcript binding, ribonuclease MRP activity, ribonuclease P activity) — MEGRVQYEGTNVEIDLSNFSQCSEYIKNQILPTMLGEPNTEFNYITTKVSKNDKIKDKVSSLEKNVKDNNFVIIASYGDHIQKMVTIVEILKKNFAKDTKLHQWNRLHSFEHIKPEKNELLEVRTKVPIMVTALSLADEKEAPQKLTMASNQFYRQS, encoded by the coding sequence ATGGAAGGTCGTGTGCAATACGAAGGCACAAATGTTGAAATTGATCTGAGTAACTTCTCACAATGCTCTGAATACATAAAGAATCAGATACTGCCGACTATGCTTGGGGAACCGAATACAGAATTCAATTATATCACAACTAAAGTGTCAAAGAATGATAAGATTAAGGACAAAGTAAGTAGTTTGGAGAAGAACGTAAAGGATAACAATTTTGTGATTATAGCATCGTATGGAGACCATATTCAAAAGATGGTGACCATTGTTGaaatcttgaagaaaaacttTGCTAAGGATACTAAACTACATCAATGGAATAGATTACATAGTTTTGAACATATCAAGCCCGAAAAGAATGAACTTTTAGAGGTGAGAACCAAGGTGCCAATCATGGTAACAGCTCTATCGCTTGCAGATGAGAAGGAAGCTCCACAAAAATTAACAATGGCATCTAACCAATTTTATAGACAATCGTGA
- the IMO32 gene encoding Imo32p (CAGL0K04015g~Ortholog(s) have mitochondrion localization): MIAPLLRKYSSQASALQLAYDHLPGKNSQLSPVVILHGLFGSKLNNRTIGRGINSNLGRDVYLVDLRNHGSSPQSPMHDYQSMRLDLEKFVDDHKLENPIVMGHSMGAKVAMQACLYNPKRYKMLISIENAPVNVMPNGKFVQYIDLLERQVGHQVTLKTVEERLSKLEKNELVLKFLMTMLRRDREGAIESKLPLGILREAIVKGKISEWDVKDRRYNGPSLFIRGTESAYIADEYIVPISTYFPNFELRDVKGGHWINVENSSACIEYISEFIDRKEDI; this comes from the coding sequence ATGATAGCGCCATTGTTAAGGAAGTATAGCTCACAGGCCAGTGCACTCCAATTGGCATATGACCACTTACCAGGCAAAAACAGCCAACTATCACCTGTGGTTATTCTTCATGGTTTGTTCGGAAGTAAGCTTAATAACAGGACGATTGGCAGAGGAATCAACAGCAATCTAGGCAGGGATGTATATTTAGTTGATCTACGTAACCATGGCAGCTCACCTCAATCGCCAATGCATGACTACCAGTCCATGAGACTTGACCTGGAAAAGTTTGTCGACGATCATAAGCTGGAAAACCCTATAGTCATGGGCCATTCAATGGGTGCTAAGGTCGCTATGCAAGCATGCCTGTACAACCCAAAGAGATACAAGATGCTCATAAGCATAGAAAATGCACCAGTGAATGTGATGCCCAATGGTAAATTTGTTCAGTATATTGACCTGTTAGAGAGACAAGTGGGCCATCAAGTGACTTTGAAAACCGTGGAGGAGCGTCTATCCAAGCTAGAGAAGAATGAGCTGGTTTTGAAATTCCTCATGACGATGCTGCGCCGTGACCGTGAAGGTGCAATCGAAAGCAAGTTACCGCTGGGAATACTCAGAGAAGCGATTGTCAAAGGCAAGATATCAGAGTGGGATGTTAAGGACAGACGATACAATGGGCCCAGTTTATTCATACGAGGCACCGAATCTGCATACATCGCTGACGAGTACATAGTACCCATCTCTACATACTTCCCTAACTTCGAATTAAGAGACGTAAAAGGTGGACACTGGATAAACGTCGAGAACTCCTCCGCGTGCATAGAATACATCTCTGAATTCATCGATAGAAAGGAGGacatataa
- the GSC2 gene encoding 1,3-beta-glucan synthase GSC2 (CAGL0K04037g~Putative 1,3-beta-glucan synthase component; functionally redundant with Fks1p; 'hot spot' mutations in FKS2 confer resistance to echinocandins), which produces MSYDQGGNGNWQNTDPNGNYYYNGAENNEFYDQDYASQQPEQQQGGEGYYDEYGQPNYNYMNDPQQGQMPQQQPGGYENDGYYDSYYNNQMNAGVGNGLGPDQTNFSDFSSYGPPPFQNNQANYTPSQLSYSNNGMGSNGMNMSGSSTPVYGNYDPNAIAMTLPNDPYPAWTADPQSPVSIEQIEDVFIDLTNKFGFQRDSMRNIFDLFMTLLDSRTSRMSPDQALLSVHADYIGGDTANYKKWYFAAQLDMDDEVGFRNMNLGKLSRKARKAKKKNKKAMEEANPEDAAEVLNKIEGDNSLEASDFRWKTKMNMLTPIERVRQVALYMLIWGEANQVRFTSECLCFIYKCASDYLESPLCQQRTEPIPEGDYLNRVITPIYQFIRNQVYEIVDGRYVKREKDHNKIIGYDDVNQLFWYPEGITKIVLEDGTKLTDIPSEERYLRLGEVAWNDVFFKTYKETRTWLHLVTNFNRIWIMHVSVYWMYVAYNSPTFYTHNYQQLVNNQPVPAYRWASAALAGTVASAIQLFATVCEWWFVPRKWAGAQHLSRRFWFLCGILGVNLGPLIFVFAYEKDTVQSKAGHAVAAVTFFIAVATVLFFSIMPLGGLFTSYMQKSSRRYVASQTFTASFAPLQGLDRWLSYLVWVTVFAAKYSESYFFLILSLRDPIRILSTTTMRCTGEYWWGSKLCRHQSKIVLGFMIATDFILFFLDTYLWYIVVNTVFSVGKSFYLGISILTPWRNIFTRLPKRIYSKILATTDMEIKYKPKVLISQIWNAIIISMYREHLLAIDHVQKLLYHQVPSEIEGKRTLRAPTFFVSQDDNNFETEFFPRNSEAERRISFFAQSLATPMPEPLPVDNMPTFTVLTPHYSERILLSLREIIREDDQFSRVTLLEYLKQLHPVEWECFVKDTKILAEETAAYENEETQDPEKSDALKTQIDDLPFYCIGFKSAAPEYTLRTRIWASLRSQTLYRTVSGFMNYARAIKLLYRVENPEIVQMFGGNAEGLERELEKMARRKFKFLVSMQRLAKFKPHELENTEFLLRAYPDLQIAYLDEEPPLNEGEEPRIYSALIDGHCEMLENGRRRPKFRVQLSGNPILGDGKSDNQNHALIFYRGEYIQLIDANQDNYLEECLKIRSVLAEFEELNAEPVYPYTPGVKYEDQKTNHPVAIVGAREYIFSENSGVLGDVAAGKEQTFGTLFARTLAQIGGKLHYGHPDFINATFMTTRSGLSKAQKGLHLNEDIYAGMNALLRGGRIKHCEYYQCGKGRDLGFGTILNFTTKIGAGMGEQMLSREYYYLGTQLPVDRFLTFYYAHPGFHLNNLFIQLSLQMFMLTLVNLHALAHESILCIYDRNKPKTDVLYPIGCYNFSPAIDWIRRYTLSIFIVFWIAFVPIVVQELIERGLWKATQRFFRHILSLSPMFEVFAGQIYSAALLSDMTVGGARYISTGRGFATSRIPFSILYSRFASSAIYMGARSMLMLLFGTVAHWQAPLLWFWASLSALLFSPFIFNPHQFSWEDFFLDYRDYIRWLSRGNNKYHKNSWIGYVRMARSRITGFKRKLIGDDSEKAAGDANRAHRTNLILAELIPTAINAGSCFIGFTFINAQTGVKATDDDRVNSVLRVVLCTLGPIAVDVGVLFFCLGMSCCSGPLFGMCCKKTGAVMAAVAHGVSVVIHIGFFIVMWVLEGFNFTRMLVGVATVIQCQRFIFQLMTILLLTREFKNDHANTAFWTGKWYGSGFGYMAWTQPMRELTAKVIEMSEFAADFVLGHVILFAQFPVLCIPAIDKFHSIMLFWLKPSRHIRPPIYSLKQSRLRKRMVKRYLTLYIIIFLVFAGAIVGPAVAASHVPQDIGHTLTGPFHNIVQPRNKSNNDTGLQISTYSNHYYTHTPSLKTWSTIK; this is translated from the coding sequence ATGTCTTACGATCAAGGTGGTAATGGCAATTGGCAGAACACCGATCCCAATGGTAACTATTACTACAATGGGGCCGAGAACAACGAATTCTATGATCAGGATTATGCTTCTCAACAACcagaacaacaacaaggTGGTGAAGGTTACTACGATGAGTACGGACAACCCAACTATAATTACATGAACGACCCACAGCAAGGTCAAATGCCACAACAACAACCTGGTGGTTATGAGAACGACGGCTACTACGACTCGTACTATAACAACCAGATGAACGCTGGTGTTGGCAATGGGTTGGGACCTGACCAGACtaatttttcagattttAGCAGCTACGGACCACCTCCATTTCAAAATAACCAAGCTAATTATACACCATCCCAACTAAGTTATAGCAACAATGGGATGGGCAGCAACGGTATGAATATGTCTGGTTCGTCAACTCCAGTATACGGTAACTACGATCCGAACGCTATTGCGATGACATTACCAAACGACCCATACCCAGCTTGGACCGCTGATCCACAAAGTCCCGTTTCCATTGAACAAATCGAAGACGTCTTCATCGATCTAACCAACAAATTTGGTTTCCAAAGAGACTCTATGAGAAACATCTTCGACCTGTTTATGACTTTATTGGACTCTAGAACATCCAGAATGTCTCCAGACCAAGCATTGCTATCTGTCCACGCTGATTATATTGGTGGTGACACTGCTAACTACAAGAAATGGTATTTCGCAGCTCAGCTTGATATGGATGATGAAGTTGGTTTCAGAAACATGAATTTGGGTAAGTTATCAAGAAAAGCAAGGAAAgctaagaagaagaacaaaaaagcAATGGAAGAGGCCAACCCTGAAGACGCTGCTGAAGTGCTTAATAAAATCGAAGGTGATAACTCTCTTGAAGCTTCTGACTTCAGATGGAAGACTAAGATGAACATGCTAACTCCTATTGAAAGGGTTCGTCAAGTGGCCCTTTACATGTTAATCTGGGGTGAAGCTAACCAAGTTAGATTCACTTCTGAATGTCTATGTTTCATTTACAAATGTGCTTCTGACTACCTAGAATCACCATTATGCCAACAGAGAACAGAGCCAATCCCAGAAGGTGATTATCTAAATAGAGTCATCACTCCAATTTATCAATTTATCAGAAACCAGGTCTATGAAATTGTCGATGGACGTTATGTCAAACGTGAAAAGGACCATAACAAGATTATTGGTTATGATGATGTCAATCAACTGTTTTGGTACCCAGAAGGTATCACTAAGATTGTATTGGAAGATGGTACTAAACTAACTGATATTCCAAGCGAGGAACGTTACTTAAGACTTGGGGAAGTGGCTTGGAACGATGTCTTCTTTAAGACATACAAGGAAACACGTACTTGGTTACATCTTGTGACCAATTTCAATCGTATTTGGATTATGCACGTTTCCGTCTACTGGATGTATGTTGCTTATAACTCTCCTACTTTCTACACTCACAACTATCAACAACTGGTAAACAATCAACCTGTCCCTGCTTATAGATGGGCAAGTGCCGCCTTGGCTGGTACAGTGGCTAGTGCAATCCAGTTGTTTGCAACTGTTTGTGAATGGTGGTTCGTTCCAAGGAAATGGGCTGGTGCTCAACATTTATCTCGTAGGTTTTGGTTTTTATGTGGTATCCTAGGTGTTAATCTTGGTCCTTTAATTTTTGTCTTTGCTTATGAAAAGGACACTGTTCAATCGAAGGCTGGTCATGCTGTAGCAGCTGTGACATTTTTCATTGCTGTGGCCACTGTTTTATTCTTCTCGATTATGCCATTAGGTGGTCTTTTCACCTCATATATGCAAAAATCAAGTAGAAGATATGTTGCTTCTCAGACTTTCACCGCATCTTTTGCCCCATTACAAGGTTTGGATAGATGGTTATCTTATTTAGTTTGGGTTACAGTTTTTGCTGCCAAATACTCTGAATCgtacttcttcttgattttgTCTCTAAGAGACCCTATCAGAATTTTATCAACTACTACCATGAGATGTACTGGTGAGTATTGGTGGGGTTCAAAGTTATGTAGACATCAATCGAAGATTGTTTTAGGTTTCATGATTGCTACagatttcattttgttcttcCTTGATACTTATTTGTGGTACATTGTTGTCAACACTGTCTTCTCTGTTGGTAAATCCTTCTATCTAGGTATTTCCATCTTAACTCCTTGGAGAAATATCTTTACAAGATTACCAAAGAGAATTTACTCAAAGATTTTGGCCACAACTGATATGGAGATTAAATATAAACCAAAGGTTCTAATCTCTCAAATTTGGAATgcaattattatttccatGTACAGAGAACATTTACTTGCTATCGACCATGTTCAGAAACTGTTATACCATCAAGTTCCATCTGAAATTGAAGGTAAAAGAACTCTAAGAGCTCCAACGTTCTTTGTATCTCAGGATGATAACAATTTTGAAACTGAGTTTTTCCCAAGAAACTCTGAAGCTGAACGTCGTATCTCATTCTTTGCCCAATCATTGGCTACCCCAATGCCAGAACCATTACCAGTTGACAACATGCCAACTTTTACCGTCTTGACTCCACACTATTCTGAAAGAATATTGCTTTCTCTAAGAGAAATCATCAGAGAAGATGATCAATTTTCAAGAGTCACTCTAttagaatatttgaaacaattgcATCCTGTTGAATGGGAATGTTTTGTTAAGGATACCAAGATTCTGGCAGAAGAAACAGCCGCTTATGAAAATGAGGAGACTCAGGATCCAGAGAAATCTGACGCTTTGAAAACTCAAATTGATGATCTTCCTTTCTACTGTATTGGTTTCAAGTCTGCTGCTCCAGAATACACTTTACGTACACGTATTTGGGCATCGTTGAGATCCCAAACCTTGTACCGTACTGTTTCTGGTTTTATGAACTACGCTAGAGCGATTAAATTGCTATACCGTGTCGAAAACCCAGAGATTGTTCAAATGTTTGGTGGCAATGCTGAAGGTCTTGAGAGAGAATTGGAGAAAATGGCTAGAAGAAAGTTTAagtttttggtttcaatgCAAAGATTGGCTAAGTTTAAGCCACATGAATTAGAAAATACTGAATTCTTGTTAAGAGCTTACCCTGATTTACAAATTGCTTACTTGGATGAAGAACCTCCTTTGAACGAGGGAGAAGAACCAAGAATTTATTCTGCCTTGATTGACGGTCACTGTGAAATGTTGGAAAACGGTCGGAGACGTCCAAAATTCAGAGTTCAATTATCTGGTAACCCTATTCTTGGTGATGGTAAATCTGATAATCAAAACCATGCTTTGATTTTCTACAGAGGTGAATACATTCAATTAATTGATGCTAACCAAGACAACTATTTGGAAGAATGTTTGAAGATTAGATCCGTTTTAGCCGAATTTGAGGAATTAAATGCCGAACCCGTCTACCCATACACTCCTGGTGTTAAATATGAAGACCAGAAGACTAATCATCCAGTCGCAATTGTTGGTGCTagagaatatattttctcCGAAAACTCTGGTGTGCTTGGTGATGTCGCCGCTGGTAAGGAACAGACTTTTGGTACATTGTTTGCTCGTACATTGGCTCAAATTGGTGGTAAACTGCATTATGGTCACCCGGATTTCATCAATGCTACGTTTATGACAACAAGAAGTGGTCTATCCAAGGCTCAAAAGGGTTTACATTTGAACGAAGATATTTACGCCGGTATGAATGCCCTATTACGTGGTGGTCGTATTAAGCACTGtgaatattatcaatgTGGTAAAGGTAGAGATTTAGGTTTTGGtacaattttgaatttcacAACTAAGATTGGTGCAGGTATGGGTGAACAAATGTTGTCCCGTGAGTACTACTATTTAGGTACACAATTGCCCGTAGACCGTTTCTTGACTTTCTACTATGCGCATCCTGGTTTCCATTTGAATAACTTGTTCATTCAATTGTCTTTGCAAATGTTTATGCTAACTTTGGTCAATTTGCATGCGCTTGCCCACGAATCCATTCTTTGTATTTACGATAGAAATAAGCCTAAGACTGATGTCTTGTATCCTATCGGTTGTTACAACTTCTCACCAGCCATTGATTGGATCAGACGTTATACATTGtccattttcattgttttctGGATTGCCTTTGTTCCTATTGTTGTTCAAGAGTTGATTGAACGTGGTCTATGGAAGGCTACTCAAAGATTTTTCCGTCACATTCTATCTCTATCCCCAATGTTTGAAGTTTTTGCTGGTCAAATTTATTCTGCTGCTCTATTGAGTGACATGACTGTGGGTGGTGCTCGTTATATATCCACCGGTCGTGGTTTTGCAACATCCCGTATTCCATTCTCAATTTTATACTCCAGATTTGCCAGCTCTGCCATTTATATGGGGGCCAGATCTATGCTGATGTTATTATTCGGTACAGTGGCACATTGGCAAGCTCCATTACTATGGTTCTGGGCATCTCTATCTGCTTTACTGTTCTCTCCATTCATATTTAATCCACATCAATTTTCCTGGGaagatttcttcttggacTACAGAGACTATATTAGATGGTTATCAAGAGGTAACAATAAGTACCACAAAAATTCTTGGATTGGCTACGTAAGAATGGCAAGATCACGTATTACAGGTTTCAAACGTAAGTTGATTGGTGATGATTCTGAAAAGGCTGCAGGTGATGCTAACAGAGCTCATAGAACAAACTTAATACTAGCTGAATTGATTCCAACTGCAATTAATGCAGGTAGTTGTTTCATTGGTTTTACCTTCATTAACGCTCAAACCGGTGTTAAGGCCACCGATGATGACAGAGTCAACTCTGTTCTAAGAGTTGTCTTGTGTACACTTGGTCCAATCGCTGTTGATGTTGgtgtattatttttctgtttGGGTATGTCCTGTTGTTCTGGTCCATTGTTTGGTATGTGCTGTAAGAAGACAGGTGCTGTTATGGCGGCGGTTGCACACGGTGTCTCAGTTGTGATTCATATTGGTTTCTTCATTGTAATGTGGGTTCTAGAAGGTTTTAACTTCACTAGAATGCTGGTTGGTGTTGCCACAGTTATCCAATGTCAAAGATTTATTTTCCAATTAATGACAATTTTACTATTGACCAGAGAATTCAAGAATGACCATGCTAACACGGCTTTCTGGACAGGTAAGTGGTATGGTTCTGGCTTTGGTTACATGGCTTGGACTCAACCAATGAGAGAATTGACTGCAAAGGTTATAGAGATGTCTGAATTTGCAGCTGATTTTGTTCTTGGTCATGTCATCTTATTTGCCCAATTCCCTGTGCTTTGTATTCCTGCCATTGATAAATTCCACTCAATCATGCTGTTCTGGTTGAAACCATCTCGTCATATTCGCCCACCAATTTATTCATTAAAGCAATCCCGTTTAAGAAAGAGAATGGTGAAGAGATACTTGACTCTTTAcatcattattttcttggtGTTTGCAGGCGCCATTGTTGGCCCAGCTGTCGCCGCTAGCCATGTGCCACAGGATATTGGCCATACATTGACTGGCCCATTCCATAACATTGTTCAACCTAGAAACAAGAGTAACAATGATACTGGTTTGCAAATTTCGACATATAGTAATCATTACTACACACATACGCCATCTCTAAAGACCTGGTCCActataaaataa
- the TIM21 gene encoding Tim21p (CAGL0K04059g~Ortholog(s) have role in protein import into mitochondrial matrix and mitochondrial inner membrane presequence translocase complex, plasma membrane localization), whose amino-acid sequence MLRTIRPHPMVLRSRPLASIPRVQFYSSKGKSKGKTSGEKKPEHKKIPVWHKLKALTSFTASSLLVVGGVGVSGVVLYLILSELFSPSGDTMLFNRAVTLVEDNEEVRKLLQCNDSSFKKERLKAYGELVTNDRWTRNRPIVSTQKIDKYGKCHHFMRFHLESKKKLGLVHVEAVDSEQNYKPNFVSMYIDIPGEKRFYIIRPKLRQVVRPKSIFGFPWGSRKE is encoded by the coding sequence ATGTTGAGAACAATAAGGCCACATCCAATGGTGTTGCGGAGTAGACCGCTTGCATCTATTCCAAGAGTGCAATTCTACTCGTCTAAGGGCAAATCCAAGGGAAAGACCAGTGGTGAGAAGAAACCAGAACACAAGAAGATTCCTGTCTGGCATAAACTCAAGGCGTTAACTAGCTTCACTGCCTCTAGTCTTTTGGttgttggtggtgttgGTGTTTCAGGTGTTGTGCTGTATCTAATCTTGTCAGAACTGTTTTCGCCATCAGGTGATACAATGTTGTTCAATAGAGCTGTTACGCTTGTTGAAGATAACGAGGAAGTTAGGAAACTGTTGCAATGTAACGattcttctttcaagaagGAGAGGTTAAAGGCATATGGTGAATTGGTCACTAACGACAGATGGACGAGAAATAGACCTATTGTATCGACCCAAAAGATTGACAAATATGGAAAATGCCATCACTTCATGAGATTCCACCTTGAAAGTAAGAAAAAGCTAGGTCTAGTTCATGTCGAAGCAGTGGATTCTGAGCAAAATTACAAACCAAACTTTGTTAGCATGTATATTGATATTCCAGGTGAGAAGAGATTTTACATAATCAGGCCAAAACTACGGCAAGTAGTGAGACCCAAATCGATTTTTGGTTTCCCATGGGGATCAAGGAAAGAATAA
- the CAX4 gene encoding dolichyldiphosphatase (CAGL0K04103g~Ortholog(s) have dolichyldiphosphatase activity, role in lipid biosynthetic process, protein N-linked glycosylation and integral component of endoplasmic reticulum membrane localization), whose protein sequence is MNATTHRNIIPFDDTYILYDPDDVLSFLSAYFSLLPILILTFYLSWFIITRELESCIIALGQLCNEIMNNIVKNIIKQDRPYWVGDSFQENSIRSGYGMPSAHSQFMGFTLSYFTLSLLVAPLSTNRKRSRFEAVSLFLILVVLSACVTFSRVYLHYHSVEQVLVGFTLGLFNGSAYLLVVRVIRSLGLWNWLLSWPIARILYMKDNFNLAPVTLKQEYESFWKTISSKSQKKE, encoded by the coding sequence ATGAACGCTACTACTCATAGGAATATTATACCGTTCGATGACACGTATATCCTGTATGATCCAGACGACGTCTTGTCGTTTCTGAGCGCATACTTCTCGCTACTACCGATCTTGATCCTGACATTCTACTTGTCCTGGTTCATCATTACAAGAGAGCTGGAGTCCTGCATCATCGCACTGGGCCAATTGTGCAATGAGATAATGAACAATATAGTAAAGAACATCATCAAGCAAGACAGACCATATTGGGTCGGTGACTCTTTCCAGGAGAATTCTATCAGGTCCGGTTACGGTATGCCTTCAGCGCACTCCCAGTTCATGGGGTTCACACTGAGCTATTTCACGCTGTCTTTGCTAGTTGCACCGTTGAGCACGAATAGAAAGAGATCTCGCTTCGAGGCCGTGTCTTTGTTTCTAATCCTGGTGGTATTATCGGCTTGTGTAACTTTCTCAAGAGTTTATCTGCACTATCATTCAGTAGAGCAGGTTCTCGTCGGCTTTACACTGGGGTTGTTTAACGGATCTGCATACCTACTAGTGGTTAGAGTGATCAGATCACTCGGTTTGTGGAATTGGCTGCTAAGTTGGCCTATTGCGAGGATACTATACATGAAGGACAACTTCAATTTGGCTCCAGTTACATTGAAGCAAGAATACGAGAGTTTCTGGAAAACTATATCATCGAAATCgcaaaagaaagagtaa
- the ACB1 gene encoding long-chain fatty acid transporter ACB1 (CAGL0K04125g~Ortholog(s) have long-chain fatty acid transporter activity, role in chronological cell aging, long-chain fatty acid transport and cytosol, extracellular region, nucleus localization): MVSQLFEEKAKAVNELPTQPSQDEMLKLYGLYKQATVGDNTKEKPGIFNMKDRYKWDAWEKLKGMSQEEAEQKYIELVDELIAKYN, encoded by the coding sequence ATGGTTTCGCAATTGTTTGAAGAGAAGGCCAAGGCAGTCAATGAGTTGCCAACGCAACCCAGCCAGGATGAGATGTTGAAGCTTTACGGTTTGTACAAGCAGGCCACTGTCGGTGACAACACCAAGGAGAAGCCAGGTATCTTCAACATGAAAGACCGCTACAAGTGGGACGCCTGGGAGAAATTGAAGGGTATGTCTCAGGAAGAAGCTGAGCAAAAATACATCGAGTTGGTCGATGAGCTTATCGCTAAGTACAACTAA
- the ORM1 gene encoding sphingolipid homeostasis protein ORM1 (CAGL0K04147g~Ortholog(s) have role in cellular response to drug, cellular sphingolipid homeostasis, negative regulation of sphingolipid biosynthetic process, response to unfolded protein and SPOTS complex localization), whose amino-acid sequence MSDYKPFPAYQGNSNVSAQGSRLRSSSQVSTGASDPVKDHRRKRSSSIISHVEQETFEDDVDQQLLPNMNASWVNQRGAWIIHIVVIVLLKMFYNILPGITAEWSWTLTNMTYIIGFYIMFHLVKGTPFEFNGGAFDNLTMWEQIDHETLFTPSRKFLLAVPIALFLVSTHYAHYDLNLFLWNLAVTIFVGVVPKLAWAHRLRISIPGVMRAQIS is encoded by the coding sequence ATGAGTGATTACAAGCCGTTTCCAGCATACCAAGGCAACAGCAATGTCAGTGCGCAAGGCAGCAGGTTGAGGAGCAGCAGTCAGGTGTCTACGGGTGCTAGCGACCCCGTCAAGGACCACAGGAGGAAGAGGTCCTCTTCGATAATATCGCATGTGGAGCAAGAGACGTTTGAAGACGATGTGGACCAGCAGTTGCTGCCAAACATGAACGCGTCCTGGGTCAACCAGCGCGGTGCGTGGATCATACATATCGTGGTGATAGTGCTACTGAAGATGTTCTACAATATACTGCCGGGCATCACCGCGGAGTGGTCCTGGACGCTGACCAATATGACCTACATCATAGGGTTCTACATCATGTTCCACCTGGTGAAAGGTACGCCTTTCGAGTTCAACGGTGGCGCATTCGATAACTTGACCATGTGGGAGCAGATAGACCACGAGACGCTGTTCACACCATCGCGCAAATTCCTGCTTGCAGTGCCCATCGCATTGTTCCTCGTAAGTACACACTACGCACACTACGACCTCAACTTGTTCCTATGGAACCTGGCAGTCACCATATTCGTTGGAGTGGTGCCCAAACTAGCGTGGGCACACAGACTAAGAATCTCCATTCCAGGTGTGATGCGCGCCCAGATCAGTTAG